The Pontibacter korlensis sequence CGGGTACGCTTTTATAAATAAGGCAAAAGTCCCCAGCACTAAACCAATGACGAGCAGGATGAAGAGGAAGTTTAAGACCAAGCTAGCAGAAGCACCCAACGGCATCCAGTAAGAAGCCAACAACCACGATACTGCCAGCACGGCAATAGCTACCATAACAGGCATGTTGTATCGGCCATAACGCTCTGGTTTATAATAGGTTATCAGGTTGTTGGCAGCAATCAGAAGGAGCGTGATACCTGCCAGCGGAAGTATAAAAATAGCCACCACACCCATACCAAGCAGCACCCAGTTAAAGATCTTTGACCAAGTCACGTTCTTCGACCTCAGCCCAAGTATAGAATGGGCAAAAGCCGGCATGATCAGGATCGCAAAAATTAGTGAGGCTACCAGTGCGAAAGTCTTAGTGAAGGCTAGTGGACCAAACAACTTACCCTCAGCTGCCTCTAAAGTAAACACCGGCAAGAAGCTAACGATGGTAGTGGATACGGCCGTAAGTATGGCAGTGGCTACCTCGGTAGTGGCATTGTACACCGTCTTTAACAGCGACTGCCCGGGAGGTGCCTCATCCAGATGGCGCAGGATATTTTCGTTCAGGATGATGCCCAAATCCACCATAGTACCAATGGCAATGGCTATACCTGACAAGGCCACGATATTGGCATCCACGTTGAAGTACTTCATCATGATGAAGGTCATCAGTACAGCCAGTGGGAGCAGGGCAGAAATAAGCAACGAAGCGCGCAGGTTGTACACCATCACGATGATTACGATGATGGTGATAAGAATTTGAAGCAGGATAGCCTCGTTAAGTGTTCCCAGTGTCTCATTGATCAGCTGCGTACGGTCGTAGAAGGGCACAACCGTTACTTTGGAAGTACGCCCGTCAGCCAGCTTTTTTGTTGGCAGGCCAGCAGAGATCTCGTCCAGCTTCTCCTTTACATTATTGATAACGGCCAGCGGGTTGTCGCCGTAGCGGGCTATTACCACACCGCCCACAGCCTCGGCACCGCTTTTATCCAGCACACCGAGCATAGAGCGGTCGGCAGGACCTATGTTTACACGGGCAATATCGCGGATGCGGATAGGTACGTTGGCATTTACCTTTACCACAGCCTCCTCAATATCCTCCAGGTCCTGTACATAGCCCAGGCCACGCACCAGGTACTCTACTTGGTTTATCTCTACGGTATTAGCCCCTACATCCTGGTTGCTGTTCTTCAAGGTGTTCATCACCTCCATCATGGAGACATTGTTTGCCTTCATGGCGATGGGGTCCAGATCCACCTGGTACTCTTTGATATAGCCACCTACGGAGGCTACCTCGGCTACACCTTCTGCCCCGGCCAGGGCATAGCGTACATAAAAGTCTTGGATGGTACGCAGTTCGTGTAGATCCCAGCCACCGGCAGGTTTCCCGTTCTCATCACGGCCTTCCAGCGTGTACCAGTATACCTGTCCCAAAGCTGTAGCATCCGGGCCTAGTTTTGGAGTTACCTCCTCAGGCAGCAGGTCGGCTGGCAAAGAGTTGAGTTTCTCCAGTATTCGGGAGCGGCTCCAGTAATACTCCGTATCCTCGTCGAAGATAACGTAGATGCTGGAGAAGCCGAACATAGAGGTTGAACGGATGGTTTTAACCCCTGGCATGCCCAAAAGAGAGGTGGTAAGCGGATAGGTGATCTGGTCCTCCACATCCTGCGGAGAGCGGCCCATCCACTCTGTAAAAATAATTTGCTGGTTCTCACCGATGTCCGGAATAGCGTCAACCGGGACCGGGTCTCGTGGAAGAAAATTGACATTCCAGTTGAATGGAGCTACTACAATGCCCCACCCAACGATGAGGAGTAGGAGCAAAACCGTTACAAGTTTCTGCTCCAGAAAGAATTTTATAATGCTGTTTAACATGCTTGATTCGATTAGATACAAAGGAGTTAGGCTACCGAAAAGGCAGCAACAAACTGAACCAGCCTACACAGGCAGGTTTAATCGAAAAAAGCAGAGTTTATATCAGGAAAGACTGCACCAGCACCGGTATGTCGCGGGCTAGTGGGGGGGACTCGTATAAGGCGTAAGCTGGCTTTAGCTCAACTTCAGGAGCAAACCACTGAAGCACCAGTACCTTAACAGCGGCAATAAACTTGATATCCTGCAGCTTGTTCAGTGAAACAGGTTTGTCTTTTGCAGCCACATCCAGCCGCTCCACTTTTACCTGGTGGTCTTGGCAGCAGTTCTCATCAGCTTCTTGGTCTGGAGCATGGCAAGGAGGAATCTCTTCCTTGGGCTTCTCCATCGGGCATTCTGCCTCGGCTCCGAAGAAGGTTACATCTCGTAACTCTCCGCCACAAATATGCATACCCACAGCCATACCCGTCGAGGAGACGAGCACCAGCAGTGTAAGGGTTAGCAATAAGATCTGGCGGTATAGGTTCATGAGTTACTTTATACTTGCTACAAAGGTATAAGCCCAAGCGCAAGGATGCTTATAAAATTAACAAAAACTTTTACATAATTTCTCCCTTAAGGTTGTAAAAGCTTTGAAATTAAATTTATTTATACTTCTCTAAACCAGTGAGTTTATGCTTTCTTCCATATGCTTCAGGAAGAGGTGAATGTGGTAGCCATCGGCCAAAGCATGGTGTACCCGCACACTCAGTGGCAGCACCACTTTCTCTGCTTGTACCTCTAATTTTCCAAAAGCTAACTTAGGAATAGCGTCGTTAGCGTCGCCCATATGGGCATGCTCCATTCCATTAAACTTAAACCAAGGAAGGGTGGTGGCATGTATCAGATCAGGGCCGTTGTAGCCGTAGAATAGCTTGCTGCCTTGCTTCGCCTCAGCCACAATTTCAGAAGCCTCTTTAGAGAAAGCCTGAAGGTCCGGGTGGTGCGGCAGGTGTACGAAAGACACTGTTTTACGGTCCGTCAGCACTGTAGTTGAAATATCTGCGGCCTCATACTTTACTACTTCATTGCCTTCCAGGCGCAACAGGAAGTTATCTGTCTTTAAAACGCCTTGTGTAGCGGCATGCATATAAGCCAGAAAA is a genomic window containing:
- a CDS encoding efflux RND transporter permease subunit, yielding MLNSIIKFFLEQKLVTVLLLLLIVGWGIVVAPFNWNVNFLPRDPVPVDAIPDIGENQQIIFTEWMGRSPQDVEDQITYPLTTSLLGMPGVKTIRSTSMFGFSSIYVIFDEDTEYYWSRSRILEKLNSLPADLLPEEVTPKLGPDATALGQVYWYTLEGRDENGKPAGGWDLHELRTIQDFYVRYALAGAEGVAEVASVGGYIKEYQVDLDPIAMKANNVSMMEVMNTLKNSNQDVGANTVEINQVEYLVRGLGYVQDLEDIEEAVVKVNANVPIRIRDIARVNIGPADRSMLGVLDKSGAEAVGGVVIARYGDNPLAVINNVKEKLDEISAGLPTKKLADGRTSKVTVVPFYDRTQLINETLGTLNEAILLQILITIIVIIVMVYNLRASLLISALLPLAVLMTFIMMKYFNVDANIVALSGIAIAIGTMVDLGIILNENILRHLDEAPPGQSLLKTVYNATTEVATAILTAVSTTIVSFLPVFTLEAAEGKLFGPLAFTKTFALVASLIFAILIMPAFAHSILGLRSKNVTWSKIFNWVLLGMGVVAIFILPLAGITLLLIAANNLITYYKPERYGRYNMPVMVAIAVLAVSWLLASYWMPLGASASLVLNFLFILLVIGLVLGTFALFIKAYPRILMWCLANKAKFLAIPALIMLIGLNVWLGFNGVFGWLASGIDKTGYNIRTTSVWSGLAHTFPGLGEEFMPSLDEGAFLLMPTSMPHSGVEANKRIVQQLDMLITAIPEVEMVVGKAGRAETALDPAPMSMYENVIQYKSEYKTDANGQRIRYKVDDAGEFVRDEAGELVEDKNGEYYRQWRDHIKSPDDIWNEIVKVANVPGVTSAPKLQPIETRLVMLQTGMRAPMGIKVYGPDLKTIEDFSLQLERYLKEVPSVKPEAVFADRSLGKPYMEIELNRRAMARYGLNVADVQEYLEVAMGGMALTTTVEGRERYSIRARYAREYRNDPESVDRIMITTASGAQVPLGEIAEVIYRPGPMMIRGENSFLTGYVLLDKRDGFAEVSVVEDAQRYLNQKIESGELVVPSGVSYKFSGTYENQVRAEKRLSIVIPLSLLIIFLILYFQFRSVSTTLFIFTSIAMAFSGGFMMLWLYSQDWFLNFSFGDTNIRELFQMRTFNLSVAVWVGFIALFGIATDDGVVMGTYLKQSFEGLQLESEKQVRETVLEAGMRRVRPCLMTTATTLLALLPVLTSTGRGSDIMVPMAIPTFGGMVVALITLFIVPVLYSWREEVKVRKQIKQVA
- a CDS encoding HYC_CC_PP family protein, which translates into the protein MNLYRQILLLTLTLLVLVSSTGMAVGMHICGGELRDVTFFGAEAECPMEKPKEEIPPCHAPDQEADENCCQDHQVKVERLDVAAKDKPVSLNKLQDIKFIAAVKVLVLQWFAPEVELKPAYALYESPPLARDIPVLVQSFLI
- a CDS encoding CatA-like O-acetyltransferase; the encoded protein is MLTRSQYKKTRFETKGWEREEHFHFFKGFEQPFFNVHTEVEITNLFHYCKKHKLSVFLAYMHAATQGVLKTDNFLLRLEGNEVVKYEAADISTTVLTDRKTVSFVHLPHHPDLQAFSKEASEIVAEAKQGSKLFYGYNGPDLIHATTLPWFKFNGMEHAHMGDANDAIPKLAFGKLEVQAEKVVLPLSVRVHHALADGYHIHLFLKHMEESINSLV